A genome region from Pseudomonas pergaminensis includes the following:
- a CDS encoding helix-turn-helix domain-containing protein: MSIRLKLLRKKLGVTLEALAEKSGMTKSYLSKVERGLNTPSIAAALKLAKALNVKVEELFSEDSVSLDSYSLVRSHERPDTSPGYAVLAHQVSERSLLPFIIYPPAEFTDKTFKEHLGEEFLFVHEGQVEVDFMNERVILERGDALHFNAQKPHRLRSVGPVQAQLLVVVHSSEE; the protein is encoded by the coding sequence ATGTCTATCCGTTTGAAATTATTGAGAAAAAAACTTGGCGTCACCTTGGAGGCCCTGGCCGAAAAGTCCGGGATGACCAAGAGTTACCTGTCCAAGGTCGAGCGCGGGCTCAACACGCCGTCGATTGCCGCCGCGCTCAAACTGGCCAAGGCGTTGAACGTGAAGGTCGAGGAGTTGTTCAGCGAAGACAGCGTCAGCCTCGACAGCTACAGCCTGGTGCGCAGCCATGAGCGGCCGGACACATCACCGGGTTATGCGGTGCTGGCCCATCAGGTCAGCGAACGCAGCCTGCTGCCGTTCATCATCTACCCGCCGGCGGAGTTCACCGACAAGACCTTCAAGGAGCACCTGGGCGAAGAGTTTCTGTTTGTGCATGAAGGCCAGGTGGAAGTGGATTTCATGAACGAGCGCGTGATCCTGGAGCGGGGCGATGCGCTGCACTTCAATGCGCAGAAGCCTCATCGGTTGCGCTCGGTGGGGCCGGTGCAGGCGCAATTGCTGGTTGTGGTGCACAGCTCGGAAGAATGA
- the yiaY gene encoding L-threonine dehydrogenase: MSSTFFIPAVNIMGTDCLDEAMTAIRNYGFRKALIVTDAGLAKAGVASMIAEKLAMQDIDSVIYDGAKPNPNVENVENGLALLQQSACDFVVSLGGGSPHDCAKGIALCATNGGHIGDYEGVDQSSKPQLPLVAINTTAGTASEMTRFCIITDDTRHVKMAIVDRNVTPLLSVNDPALMVGMPKGLTAATGMDALTHAIEAYVSTAANPITDACAIKAIELISANLRLAVRDGSDKAARENMAYAQFLAGMAFNNASLGFVHAMAHQLGGFYDLPHGVCNAVLLPHVQSFNASVCAKRLSDVGRALGADIKGITDEEGAQAAITAIRSLAHDVEIPAGLRELGAKLQDIPLLATNALKDACGLTNPRRADQRQIEEIFRNAF, translated from the coding sequence ATGAGCAGCACCTTTTTTATCCCCGCCGTCAATATCATGGGCACCGACTGCCTCGACGAAGCGATGACCGCCATCCGCAACTATGGCTTTCGCAAAGCATTGATCGTCACCGACGCCGGCCTGGCCAAGGCGGGCGTCGCGAGCATGATCGCCGAGAAACTGGCGATGCAGGACATTGACTCGGTGATCTACGACGGCGCCAAGCCCAACCCCAACGTGGAAAACGTCGAGAACGGCCTGGCGCTACTGCAGCAGAGCGCCTGCGATTTTGTGGTGTCCCTGGGTGGCGGTTCGCCCCATGACTGCGCCAAGGGCATCGCCCTGTGCGCCACCAACGGCGGGCATATCGGCGACTACGAAGGCGTCGACCAATCGAGCAAACCGCAACTGCCGCTGGTGGCCATCAACACCACCGCCGGCACCGCCAGCGAGATGACTCGCTTCTGCATCATCACCGACGACACCCGCCACGTGAAAATGGCCATCGTCGACCGCAACGTCACGCCGCTGCTGTCGGTCAACGACCCGGCGCTGATGGTCGGCATGCCCAAGGGCCTGACAGCCGCCACCGGCATGGACGCGTTGACCCATGCCATCGAAGCCTACGTGTCCACCGCCGCCAATCCGATCACCGACGCCTGCGCCATCAAGGCCATCGAACTGATCAGCGCGAACCTGCGCCTGGCGGTCCGCGACGGCAGCGACAAGGCCGCCCGGGAAAACATGGCCTACGCGCAGTTCCTCGCCGGCATGGCCTTCAACAATGCGTCCCTGGGCTTCGTGCACGCCATGGCCCACCAACTGGGCGGTTTCTACGACCTGCCCCACGGCGTGTGCAACGCAGTGTTGCTGCCCCATGTGCAAAGCTTCAACGCCAGCGTCTGCGCCAAACGCCTGAGCGATGTGGGCCGTGCGCTGGGCGCCGATATCAAGGGCATCACCGACGAAGAGGGGGCCCAGGCCGCCATCACCGCCATTCGCAGCCTGGCCCACGACGTCGAAATCCCCGCCGGATTGCGCGAACTGGGCGCC
- a CDS encoding DUF4917 family protein, with the protein MKDFQDSDAHLEDWSALRAAHDFSGILIGNGASRTIWEDFAYDSLFENARTVEEKPLSQSELSVFDALQTRSFEQALGALKTTSRVNKALAVSSAAPRNRYYAIKEALINTIHAVHIPWRLVQPSTLATINSELANYPTVFTTNYDLLNYWAILHAPGIDDLFRSADASFDLRNTRTDATRILYLHGGLHLVRNLDGTARKLPTTDSTLLSSFAINNTIKTLDDVPLFVSEGKVEEKLKTIRSSDYLSFCYEQLLSHEGALCLFGHELGPQDKHLVDAIRQANVTTLAISVSGRSDGFIRQQKRRYSELFEGAGVALKFFAARTHPLGNPALSVPVER; encoded by the coding sequence ATGAAGGATTTCCAGGATAGTGACGCCCACCTTGAAGACTGGAGCGCCCTGCGCGCTGCCCACGACTTCAGCGGGATTCTGATCGGCAACGGCGCAAGCCGCACGATTTGGGAAGACTTCGCCTACGACTCACTGTTCGAAAACGCCCGCACCGTCGAAGAAAAGCCCCTGAGCCAATCCGAGCTCAGCGTGTTCGACGCCTTGCAAACCCGCAGCTTCGAGCAGGCGCTGGGCGCGTTGAAGACCACCAGCCGGGTCAACAAGGCCCTGGCGGTCAGCTCGGCGGCGCCGCGCAATCGTTACTACGCGATCAAGGAAGCGTTGATCAACACCATCCACGCCGTGCATATCCCGTGGCGCCTGGTGCAACCGTCGACGCTGGCGACGATCAACAGCGAGCTGGCGAACTACCCCACGGTGTTCACCACCAATTACGATTTGCTGAACTACTGGGCGATCCTGCACGCCCCCGGCATCGACGATTTGTTCCGCAGCGCCGACGCCAGCTTCGACCTGCGCAATACCCGTACCGACGCCACGCGCATCTTGTACTTGCACGGCGGCCTGCACCTGGTGCGTAACCTCGACGGTACCGCGCGCAAGTTGCCGACCACTGACAGCACCTTGCTCAGCAGTTTCGCGATCAACAACACTATCAAGACCCTGGACGACGTACCGCTGTTTGTCAGCGAGGGCAAGGTGGAAGAGAAGCTCAAGACCATCCGCAGTTCGGATTACCTGTCGTTCTGCTATGAGCAGTTGCTGAGCCATGAGGGAGCGTTGTGCCTGTTCGGGCACGAGCTGGGACCGCAGGATAAACACCTGGTGGACGCGATTCGCCAAGCCAATGTGACGACGCTGGCGATCTCGGTGTCGGGGCGCAGCGATGGGTTTATTCGTCAGCAGAAGCGGCGGTATTCGGAGTTGTTTGAGGGGGCTGGGGTGGCGCTGAAGTTCTTCGCGGCGCGTACGCACCCATTGGGCAATCCAGCGCTGTCAGTGCCTGTCGAACGCTGA
- a CDS encoding RNA polymerase sigma factor, whose translation MSRPKPDPLSADAFRGFYTDILYFLRKRTDNASDAADMTQDVFTQWLDYRDRAKVEQPRAFLFQMARNLLRDHWRKQKVRQTAHFDPAEMDAEPVTDEQNDPMAAAQRLQRLEQLKEVLAELSPRRREALMLHRFEGLSQAQIAERMGISTSMVEKHIAFALLHCKRRLQHEPGTEQPE comes from the coding sequence ATGTCTCGTCCCAAGCCCGACCCGTTGTCGGCCGATGCCTTTCGCGGGTTCTATACAGATATCCTGTATTTCCTGCGCAAACGCACGGACAACGCCAGCGACGCGGCGGACATGACCCAGGATGTCTTTACTCAGTGGCTGGACTACCGCGACCGGGCCAAGGTCGAGCAGCCACGGGCGTTTCTGTTCCAGATGGCGCGCAACCTGCTGCGTGATCACTGGCGCAAACAGAAGGTACGGCAGACCGCCCACTTTGACCCCGCCGAAATGGACGCCGAGCCGGTCACCGACGAGCAAAACGATCCCATGGCCGCCGCTCAACGCTTGCAACGCCTGGAACAGTTGAAAGAAGTCCTTGCTGAACTCTCGCCCCGCAGGCGAGAAGCCCTTATGCTGCACCGCTTCGAAGGCTTGAGCCAGGCGCAGATCGCCGAGCGCATGGGCATTTCGACCAGCATGGTGGAAAAGCACATCGCGTTTGCCCTGCTGCACTGCAAGCGACGCCTTCAACACGAACCCGGCACGGAGCAGCCAGAATGA
- a CDS encoding FecR family protein, with the protein MNRLSDTDALDIEDRDAIDAQAASWFARNRNDAGRADRKAFAAWQAEPAHARAYAEFEQLWADLAQLQQLNKPVALPQRKPSVWRPALAVAAALLCAVLATHIGAPRELYHTQVAAHAKGMRTLDLPDGSTLYVNANTRVRVDFSAYQRIVHLDKGQVYIEVAADKERPLFVQAGEARVRVVGTGFDVRRSQQQLVVSVAHGQVAFEPDAKSPVSLLGAQQRAIYSYAKGTLQQQTLTAEEVADWRSGHLSFRNRELASLIDELSLYRPQAPLQVSSAVAHLKVSGNLDVNDPDALLNALPALLPVKTVASADGIMRIEPSK; encoded by the coding sequence ATGAACCGCCTGAGCGACACCGACGCCCTGGACATCGAAGACCGTGACGCCATTGATGCCCAAGCCGCCAGTTGGTTTGCCCGCAACCGCAATGACGCGGGGCGCGCCGACCGCAAGGCTTTTGCTGCCTGGCAAGCCGAGCCTGCCCATGCCCGCGCCTATGCCGAATTCGAACAACTGTGGGCAGACCTCGCCCAGTTGCAGCAACTGAACAAACCCGTGGCGCTGCCCCAGCGCAAACCGTCGGTATGGCGCCCTGCCCTGGCCGTGGCCGCCGCCCTGCTGTGCGCGGTGCTGGCCACTCATATCGGCGCGCCGCGCGAGCTTTATCACACTCAGGTAGCGGCCCATGCCAAAGGCATGCGCACCCTGGACCTGCCCGATGGCAGCACCTTGTACGTGAATGCCAACACCCGCGTGCGGGTCGATTTCAGCGCGTACCAGCGCATCGTGCACCTGGACAAGGGCCAGGTGTACATCGAAGTGGCCGCCGACAAGGAGCGGCCGCTGTTCGTGCAAGCAGGCGAAGCCCGTGTGCGCGTGGTCGGCACTGGCTTCGATGTACGCCGCAGCCAGCAACAACTGGTGGTCAGCGTCGCCCATGGGCAGGTCGCCTTCGAGCCGGATGCAAAAAGCCCCGTGAGCCTGTTGGGTGCACAGCAACGCGCGATCTACAGCTATGCCAAGGGCACGTTGCAGCAGCAAACCCTCACCGCTGAAGAAGTCGCCGACTGGCGCAGTGGACACTTGTCGTTTCGCAACCGCGAACTGGCCAGCCTGATCGATGAATTGAGCCTGTACCGCCCCCAGGCACCGCTGCAGGTCAGCAGCGCTGTGGCCCACCTGAAGGTCTCGGGCAATCTGGATGTGAATGATCCCGACGCCCTGCTCAACGCCTTGCCCGCCCTGTTGCCGGTAAAAACCGTGGCGTCGGCCGATGGCATCATGAGGATCGAACCGAGCAAATAA
- a CDS encoding aldolase: MAKTLALPKDQLVKQALTQMQNTLADNTWTDRQKLALTCRILFENGHDSGLAGQITARGPEQGTYYTQQLGLGFDEITASNLLLVNEDLEVLEGHGIPNPANRFHSWVYRGRPDVNCIIHTHPTHIAALSMLEVPLQVSHMDLCPLYEDCAFLEAWPGVPVGNEEGEIITTALGDKRAILLSHHGQLSTGASIEEACVIAQLIERAAKLQLLAMAAGTIKPILPELGREAHDWISRPKRQGAAFNYYARQNLRQHADCLN, from the coding sequence ATGGCCAAGACATTAGCACTCCCGAAAGACCAACTGGTCAAGCAAGCACTGACCCAGATGCAAAACACCCTGGCGGATAATACGTGGACCGACCGGCAAAAGCTGGCGTTGACTTGCCGCATCCTCTTCGAAAACGGTCACGACTCCGGCCTGGCCGGGCAGATCACCGCGCGCGGGCCGGAACAGGGCACCTATTACACGCAGCAACTGGGCCTGGGTTTTGATGAGATCACTGCCAGCAACCTGTTGCTGGTGAACGAGGATCTTGAAGTGCTGGAGGGCCATGGCATCCCCAACCCGGCCAACCGTTTCCACAGCTGGGTGTACCGTGGGCGGCCGGATGTGAACTGCATCATTCACACGCACCCCACGCACATCGCCGCGCTGTCGATGCTGGAAGTGCCGCTGCAGGTGTCCCATATGGACCTCTGCCCGCTGTACGAAGACTGCGCCTTCCTGGAGGCCTGGCCGGGTGTGCCGGTGGGCAATGAAGAAGGTGAAATCATCACCACGGCACTGGGCGACAAACGCGCGATCCTGCTCTCGCACCACGGCCAGCTGTCCACCGGGGCGAGCATCGAGGAAGCCTGTGTGATCGCGCAGTTGATCGAGCGCGCGGCCAAGTTGCAGTTGCTCGCGATGGCAGCCGGCACCATCAAGCCAATCCTGCCGGAACTGGGGCGCGAGGCCCATGACTGGATCTCACGGCCCAAGCGCCAGGGCGCCGCGTTCAACTACTACGCCCGGCAGAACCTGCGTCAACACGCCGATTGCCTGAACTGA
- a CDS encoding dihydrodipicolinate synthase family protein, giving the protein MSSPTIHGIIGYTITPFSADGQRIDLDALGRSIDRLIDGGVHAIAPLGSTGEGAYLSDAEWDEVSAFSLAKIARRVPTIVSVSDLTTAKAVRRARYAEANGADAVMVLPASYWKLSEAEILAHYAAIGDSIGVPIMLYNNPATSGTDMSVDLILRILKQVANVTMVKESTGDIQRMHQLHRHSDVPFYNGCNPLALEAFAAGAKGWCTAAPNLIPELNLALYEAVLANDLTKARELFYRQLPLLEFILKGGLPATIKAGLRLTGLEVGDPRLPVFPLGDVGIEQLKALLR; this is encoded by the coding sequence ATGTCCAGCCCAACCATTCACGGCATCATCGGCTACACCATCACCCCGTTCAGCGCCGACGGCCAACGCATTGACCTCGACGCCCTCGGCCGCTCCATCGACCGCCTGATTGACGGCGGCGTGCACGCCATCGCGCCACTGGGCAGCACCGGTGAAGGTGCATACTTGAGCGACGCCGAGTGGGATGAAGTCAGCGCCTTCAGCCTGGCGAAAATCGCCCGGCGCGTACCGACCATCGTCAGCGTCTCGGACCTGACCACCGCCAAAGCCGTGCGCCGCGCCCGTTACGCCGAGGCCAATGGCGCCGATGCGGTGATGGTGCTGCCGGCGTCCTACTGGAAGCTCAGCGAAGCGGAGATCCTCGCCCACTACGCCGCGATCGGCGACAGCATCGGCGTGCCGATCATGCTCTACAACAACCCGGCCACCAGCGGCACGGACATGTCGGTGGATTTGATCCTGCGCATCCTCAAGCAGGTGGCCAACGTGACCATGGTCAAGGAAAGCACCGGGGATATCCAACGCATGCACCAGTTGCATCGCCACAGCGATGTGCCGTTCTACAACGGTTGCAACCCGCTGGCGCTGGAAGCCTTCGCGGCAGGCGCCAAGGGCTGGTGCACGGCAGCACCGAACCTGATCCCAGAGCTGAACCTGGCGTTGTATGAGGCGGTCTTGGCCAATGATCTGACCAAGGCGCGAGAGCTGTTTTACCGCCAGTTGCCCTTGCTGGAATTCATCCTCAAGGGTGGCTTGCCCGCGACGATCAAGGCCGGGCTGCGTCTGACCGGTCTGGAAGTGGGTGATCCACGTTTGCCAGTGTTCCCGTTGGGTGACGTGGGGATCGAACAACTGAAAGCACTACTGCGCTAA